In Oryza brachyantha chromosome 2, ObraRS2, whole genome shotgun sequence, a single window of DNA contains:
- the LOC102721811 gene encoding uncharacterized protein LOC102721811, which produces MGMRCKKHPYQAGGGVCATCLADRLLALAAAQNGGASSPPPREPAPARDPPALAPAFPRSVSPYVSRRKSDSSGGGALKHHPSLLFFRTPQVGPAYGIGGGLEEGDIGYEKRRAGKFSLIATLFGHHHHRRPEEKDRGSDSGRRNRSWLAGFMPRRRKKQTPATIASSPPPRRSCRVVSNRGLSPERNCDGSDEESSSPADPAWQPSPSPMRRTPCRRRQTSSMPSGFAVCLSPLVRPSPGRRHRHVQPPDQGTFSCELRPSPLHNLSSAASITRCRSRKLADGGRFR; this is translated from the coding sequence ATGGGCATGAGGTGCAAGAAGCACCCGTAccaggcgggcggcggcgtctgCGCCACGTGCCTCGCTGACCGCCTGCTCGCGCTAGCCGCCGCACAGAACGGCGGCGcgtcttcgcctccgccgcgggaGCCTGCGCCTGCGCGTGATCCTCCGGCCTTAGCGCCGGCGTTCCCGAGGTCGGTGTCGCCGTACGTGTCCCGCAGGAAGTCGGATtcctcgggcggcggcgcgctgaAGCACCACCCGAGCCTCCTCTTCTTCCGGACGCCGCAGGTCGGGCCCGCGTACGGCATCGGCGGCGGTCTTGAGGAGGGAGACATCGGGTACGAGAAGCGGCGCGCCGGCAAGTTCTCGTTGATTGCCACGCTCtttggccaccaccaccatcgcaGACCGGAGGAGAAGGATAGGGGAAGCGACAGTGGGCGCAGAAACCGTTCTTGGCTCGCCGGGTTCATGCCACGCCGCCGCAAGAAGCAGACGCCAGCCACGATCGCCTCGTCACCCCCACCTAGGCGCTCCTGCCGCGTAGTCAGTAACCGTGGGCTCTCGCCGGAGCGGAACTGTGATGGCAGCGACGAGGAgagcagctcgccggcggaTCCCGCATGGCAGCCATCTCCTTCACCGATGCGGAGGACCCCATGCCGGCGTCGCCAAACCAGCAGCATGCCATCGGGTTTCGCCGTCTGCCTCAGCCCTCTCGTGCGGCCCAGCCCcgggcgccgccaccgccacgtcCAGCCGCCCGACCAAGGCACTTTCTCCTGCGAGCTCCGGCCATCGCCACTCCACAACCTCTCCTCGGCCGCCTCAATTACGCGGTGCCGCTCCAGAAAGCTCGCCGACGGCGGTCGCTTCCGGTGA
- the LOC102722093 gene encoding 50S ribosomal protein L18, translated as MAAAFPAAAALPARRAPTPSLRPSPPLSWSASIAHSRVPPAPHLVLSPPPVPSNRSSLVVRAAWTRRSRREAEERPNRKSWKQRTDMYMRPFLLNVFFSKRFVHAKVVHRGTSKVISVASTNAKDLRNTLPSLIDENACRTIGRLIAERSMDADVFAMSFEPKKNERIEGKLGIVIDTIKEHGIIFV; from the coding sequence atggccgccgccttccccgccgccgccgctctccccgcgcgccgcgcACCTACGCCCTCTCTCCgaccttcgccgccgctctcctGGTCCGCCTCCATCGCCCACTCGCGCGTGCCGCCGGCTCCTCACCTCGTGCTCTCGCCACCGCCCGTTCCAAGCAACCGCTCGTCCCTGGTGGTGCGCGCGGCGTGGACGCGGCGGTcgcggagggaggcggaggagaggcCCAACCGCAAGTCGTGGAAGCAGCGGACGGACATGTACATGCGGCCGTTCTTGCTCAACGTCTTCTTCTCCAAGCGCTTCGTCCACGCCAAGGTCGTGCACAGGGGCACCAGCAAGGTCATCTCCGTCGCCAGCACCAACGCCAAGGACCTCAGGAACACGCTGCCCTCCCTCATCGACGAGAACGCCTGCAGGACCATCGGTCGCCTCATCGCCGAGAGGTCCATGGATGCCGACGTCTTCGCCATGTCCTTCGAACCGAAGAAGAACGAGAGGATAGAGGGAAAACTCGGTATCGTCATCGACACCATCAAGGAGCACGGCATTATATTTGTGTAG
- the LOC102719457 gene encoding protein PHOTOPERIOD-INDEPENDENT EARLY FLOWERING 1, protein MASKGPRSKLDHETRARRQKALEAPREPRRPKTHWDHLLGEMTWLAKEFDSERKWKLSMAKKIAQRANKGVVDQATKDERKQKEEEVRLRKVALNISKDVKKFWTKIEKLVFYKNQLELEERKKKALDKQLDFLLGQTERYSTMLAENLVDVSFLQNQENESLQTNQRSQQELAQENINASIPNDVDNDEMDDDYNSSLGEEPEDDEHTIDEDEAQITEAERNEELAALHAEADLPLDDILKLYTKAKVSRESSPDGKDVFSDSDSKNLIKDSLNQANGCNDESDHTSSDEGISSEEADDYHSYSEFVKKNTGKCNGNISSVDAKDDKDYVANDDGKDDEATLSEEEELAKQEDPDPLEEIKLLQKESEIPLEELLARYQKDGYADDDTTELENSPALSVEDVKTNMSVDDESVEADIVKVTNNQSAETMEVNRDQSAEIVEVNNDTFEDNDTTDMLGAENVSGSVLQIETLEPIVQESAVKEGEVTDIKAMPNGDNSDNVIADAAAAARSAQPTGNTFSTTNVRTKFPFLLKHSLREYQHIGLDWLVAMYEKRLNGILADEMGLGKTIMTISLLAHLACEKGIWGPHLIVVPTSVMLNWETEFLKWCPAFKILTYFGSAKERKQKRQGWMKPNYFHVCITTYRLVIQDSKVFKRKKWKYLILDEAHLIKNWKSQRWQTLLNFNSKRRILLTGTPLQNDLMELWSLMHFLMPHVFQSHQEFKDWFCNPISGMVEGQDKVNKEVIDRLHNVLRPFILRRLKRDVEKQLPQKHEHVIYCRLSRRQRNLYEDFIASSETQATLASGNYFGMISIIMQLRKVCNHPDLFEGRPIISSFDMAGINKQISSFVSMVLDKGPFSQVDLSDMNFIFTQNEFNMTSWELDEVAAIFPPSITRRGSGSGISRSSNDGQRRNGRNIFEEIQNSLWEERIKEAKERAASIAWWNRVRCQKGPVYGTNIREVLTIKHPVSDVLEKKNNPLCHMEFSSSLADLVLSSVERFKKMLDFIESFTFAIPAARAPTPFFWCSKGKSPVIEPAYREKCMNEFSPVFSPIRPAIVRRQVYFPDRRLIQFDCGKLQELAILLRRLKSEGHRALIFTQMTKMLDILEEFINLYGYTYLRLDGSTQPEERQTLMQRFNTNPKFFLFILSTRSGGVGINLVGADTVIFYDSDWNPAMDQQAQDRCHRIGQTREVHIYRLISESTIEENILKKANQKRALDDLVIQRGSYNTEFFKKLDPMEFFSGHSSLHAENQQKDCSMSAGPSNGTSLALSNLDVEAAIRQAEDEADYMALKKLEQEEAVDNQEFSEEVAGRLEEEDLVNEEDAKHDEHTNEEHKNQCSELEKDKHVALSMNQLDEEKAITLAGGDGDIDMLADVKQMAAAAAAAGQASSSFENQLRPIDRYAMRFLELWDPIIDKAAINYQVNVEEEEWELERIEKLKEDLEAEIDEDQEPLSYESWDVDFATTAYRQHVEALAQKQLLEEQEKQAREAAKELEEKNDNMSAQRKKSKKNKKKAAKFKSLKKGRLSSESEVMVEETSVDTMSIDDNAPSPELMSDESVHHYSNKRRRAMSTNEDENNNSRSLKKLKKAPKSSFISEALSPKHLEGKQLKFKDELNDFDPKSAARIKSDGRISIPFMPVKRVMVIKPERLKKKSLWSRDCASDSWTTEEDAVLCATVNEYGPLWELASDSLHAVPGGAFYRGRYRHPVHCCERFRELVCKHILSATDNSNSEKVPSGTGKAILKVSEDQTQMLLNVISELPNNELLLQKHFMAVLSSVWRSKSARESRSVTSNSYTLHKPGRFSENWSIANFRPNFNLVRTALADAQAQCPRMVVPTNNHESRRNYLELELDFLTDQCDYEADFPSVVNVSVLEPEPLKHAMEPVEQSLLSTLSYRHAENRFRIVSETCFEGEGSHWASSSFHTCDAGRHKSGSKSIGKQKASSESGRPAKSKIQRTTEPQEGPVTNSFHRIPGQLLHNSSEFHITQSLSDFGINDSEFTHFEDLPQEADTDFVPYQYDSDVLSCIEELDPLSDFTDIG, encoded by the exons ATGGCATCAAAAGGTCCTCGGTCAAAGCTAGATCATGAGACAAGAGCCAGACGTCAGAAG GCTCTTGAAGCCCCCAGGGAGCCTCGAAGGCCAAAAACTCACTGGGATCATCTTCTTGGAGAAATGACTTGGCTGGCAAAG GAGTTTGATTCTGAGAGAAAATGGAAGCTATCCATGGCTAAAAAGATTGCTCAAAGAGCTAATAAGGGTGTAGTTGACCAAGCAACAAAGGATGAGAGAAAACAGAAG GAGGAAGAAGTTCGCCTGAGAAAAGTTGCCCTAAATATTTCTAAGGATGTGAAGAAATTCTGGACCAAAATAGAGAAGCTG GTTTTTTATAAGAACCAACTGGAGCttgaggaaaggaaaaaaaaggcccTAGATAAGCAACTGGATTTCCTTTTAGGACAGACTGAAAG ATATTCAACAATGCTGGCAGAAAACCTTGTGGATGTGTCCTTCCttcaaaatcaagaaaatgaATCTTTACAGACTAATCAAAGATCCCAGCAAGAACTAGCACAAGAGAACATAAATGCATCAATTCCTAATGATGTTG ATAATGATGAAATGGATGATGACTACAACAGCTCCTTGGGGGAAGAGCCA GAAGATGATGAACACACTATTGACGAGGATGAAGCTCAAATTACGGAGGCTGAGCGCAACGAGGAACTGGCTGCTTTGCATGCAGAAGCTGATCTACCACTGGATGATATTCTCAAGTTGTACACGAAAGCCAAAG TTAGCAGGGAAAGCAGTCCAGATGGCAAAGATGTTTTTAGTGACTCAGATTCGAAGAATTTGATTAAAG ATTCTTTGAACCAGGCTAATGGCTGCAATGATGAATCTGATCATACTTCAAGTGATGAAGGCATTTCTTCTGAGGAAGCGGATGATTATCACTCCTACTCTGAGTTTGTGAAAAAGAACACC GGGAAGTGCAATGGCAATATCTCATCTGTCGATGCAAAG GATGACAAAGATTACGTTGCCAATGATGATGGAAAG GATGATGAAGCTACTTTGTCTGAAGAGGAAGAGTTGGCAAAGCAAGAAGATCCTGATCCTCTGGAAGAG ATTAAGTTACTGCAGAAAGAGAGTGAGATCCCACTTGAAGAACTTCTTGCGAGGTACCAAAAG GATGGCTATGCAGATGATGACACAACAGAATTGGAAAATTCACCTGCACTATCAGTTGAGGATGTTAAAACCAACATGTCTGTAGATGATGAGTCTGTGGAGGCAGATATCGTGAAAGTGACCAACAATCAGTCTGCAGAGACCATGGAAGTGAATAGGGATCAATCTGCTGAGATTGTGGAGGTGAACAATGACACATTTGAAGATAATGATACAACAGACATGCTGGGAGCTGAGAATGTGAGTGGTAGTGTTCTACAAATAGAAACGTTGGAGCCTATTGTACAGGAAAGTGCTGTTAAAGAGGGTGAGGTAACTGATATTAAAGCGATGCCCAATGGAGATAATAGCGACAATGTAATTGCTgatgctgcagctgctgcaagATCAGCACAACCAACTGGTAACACTTTCTCAACAACAAATGTGCGAACAAAATTCCCTTTTCTTCTGAAGCATTCTCTTCGAGAATACCAGCACATTGGACTGGATTGGCTGGTTGCTATGTATGAAAAGAGGCTGAATGGAATTCTAGCAGATGAAATGGGTTTGGGGAAGACGATCATGACCATCTCCTTGCTTGCACACCTCGCATGTGAGAAGGGAATATGGGGCCCACATCTTATTGTAGTGCCAACCAGTGTTATGCTAAATTGGGAGACTGAATTTCTCAAATGGTGTCCTGCGTTTAAAATACTGACTTATTTTGGAAGTGCAAAGGAGAGAAAACAGAAACGTCAGGGTTGGATGAAACCAAATTACTTCCATGTATGCATCACAACATACAGGCTTGTTATTCAAGACTCCAAGGTGTTTAAGCGAAAAAAGTGGAAGTATCTCATTCTTGATGAGGCTCATCTGATAAAGAACTGGAAATCACAAAGATGGCAAACtttgctaaattttaattcaaagCGGCGCATTCTTTTAACTGGAACTCCTCTGCAAAATGACCTTATGGAACTTTGGTCTCTCATGCACTTTTTAATGCCCCATGTATTTCAGTCGCATCAAGAGTTCAAGGACTGGTTCTGCAATCCAATTTCAGGCATGGTAGAGGGCCAAGACAAGGTAAACAAAGAAGTTATAGATCGGTTGCACAACGTCCTTCGCCCATTTATACTTCGTCGACTGAAACGGGATGTGGAGAAACAGTTGCCACAGAAGCATGAGCATGTCATATATTGCCGACTTTCTAGAAGGCAAAGGAACTTGTATGAAGATTTCATTGCAAGCTCAGAGACTCAGGCAACATTGGCTAGTGGAAACTATTTTGGTATGATTAGCATCATTATGCAACTTAGAAAGGTTTGTAACCATCCAGATCTTTTTGAAGGTCGACCGATTATCAGCTCTTTTGACATGGCAGGGATCAACAAGCAGATCAGCTCTTTTGTTAGCATGGTCCTTGATAAAGGCCCATTTTCTCAGGTTGACCTGtcagatatgaattttatatttactcAAAATGAATTTAATATGACCTCTTGGGAGTTAGATGAGGTCGCTGCCATTTTTCCTCCAAGCATAACCCGCAGGGGCTCTGGTTCAGGGATATCTCGTTCTAGTAATGATGGTCAGAGAAGGAATgggagaaatatttttgaagaaattCAGAATTCCCTTTGGGAGGAGAGAATAAAAGAAGCCAAGGAAAGAGCAGCTTCCATTGCATGGTGGAATAGGGTAAGATGCCAGAAGGGGCCTGTTTATGGCACAAATATTAGGGAGGTTTTGACCATAAAGCATCCTGTGTCTGATGTACTTGAGAAGAAGAACAATCCTTTGTGCCACATGGAATTTTCATCAAGCCTGGCGGATCTTGTTCTTTCATCGGTGGAACGCTTCAAGAAAATGCTTGATTTTATTGAGTCATTTACTTTTGCAATTCCTGCTGCACGGGCACCTACACCATTTTTCTGGTGCAGCAAAGGGAAGTCTCCTGTTATTGAACCAGCATACAGAGAAAAATGTATGAATGAGTTTTCTCCTGTTTTCTCCCCTATAAGGCCTGCGATTGTTCGCCGTCAAGTGTACTTTCCTGACAGGCGTTTGATCCAGTTTGACTGTGGTAAACTGCAAGAACTTGCTATTTTGTTGAGGCGTTTGAAGTCAGAAGGACACAGGGCCTTGATATTTACTCAGATGACTAAGATGCTTGATATACTGGAGGAATTCATTAATCTGTATGGGTATACATATTTGCGACTAGATGGATCAACCCAGCCAGAAGAGAGGCAGACACTGATGCAGAGGTTTAATACTAACCcaaagttttttctttttattttatccacTCGTAGTGGTGGTGTGGGTATCAACCTAGTAGGTGCAGACACTGTCATTTTCTATGATAGTGACTGGAATCCTGCAATGGACCAACAAGCCCAGGACAGATGCCACAGGATAGGTCAAACTCGTGAAGTTCACATCTATAGACTGATTAGTGAGAGCACCATAGAGGAGAATATACTCAAGAAAGCCAATCAGAAGCGAGCTCTTGATGATCTAGTGATACAACGTGGTAGCTACAATACAGAGTTCTTCAAGAAGCTTGATCCTATGGAATTCTTTTCTGGGCACTCCTCACTTCACGCAGAGAATCAACAGAAAGATTGCTCTATGTCTGCTGGACCCTCAAATGGAACTAGTTTGGCACTGTCAAATTTGGATGTTGAGGCAGCTATTAGACAGGCAGAAGATGAAGCTGACTATATGGCTCTCAAGAAGCTGGAGCAGGAAGAGGCTGTGGACAATCAAGAATTCAGCGAGGAGGTTGCTGGAAGACTTGAGGAGGAGGATCTTGTAAATGAGGAGGATGCTAAGCATGATGAACACACCAATGAAGAGCATAAAAACCAATGTTCTGAATTGGAGAAGGACAAGCATGTTGCTTTATCGATGAATCAATTAGATGAAGAAAAGGCTATAACTTTGGCTGGTGGGGATGGAGATATTGACATGCTTGCTGATGTTAAGCAGatggctgctgcagctgctgcagctggTCAAGCAAGTTCGTCTTTTGAAAATCAGCTCCGACCAATTGATAGATATGCCATGCGGTTTTTGGAACTCTGGGATCCAATAATTGATAAAGCTGCTATAAACTATCAAGTCAATGTTGAAGAGGAAGAATGGGAACTTGAACGCATTGAAAAACTCAAAGAAGATTTAGAAGCAGAAATTGATGAAGACCAGGAACCGCTTTCTTACGAGT CATGGGATGTTGATTTTGCTACTACAGCATATCGGCAACATGTTGAGGCTCTAGCTCAAAAACAG TTGTTGGAGGAGCAAGAAAAACAAGCCCGCGAAGCAGCAAAAGAGTTGGAGGAAAAGAATGATAATATGAG CGCTCAAcgcaaaaagtcaaaaaagaacaagaagaaggcAGCAAAGTTCAAATCTCTGAAGAAAGGACGTTTGTCGTCCGAGTCAGAGGTTATGGTTGAGGAAACATCTGTAGATACTATGAGCATTGATGACAATGCACCCTCACCAGAGCTAATGAGTGATGAATCAGTACATCATTATTCTAACAAGCGTAGGAGGGCAATGTCAACAAATGAGGATGAGAACAACAATAGCAGAAGCCTGAAGAAGCTCAAGAAAGCCCCTAAATCAAGTTTCATTTCAGAGGCCTTATCACCCAAACATCTTGAAGGCAAACAGCTTAAGTTTAAAGATGAACTTAATGATTTTGATCCAAAATCGGCGGCAAGAATCAAGAGTGATGGCCGAATTTCCATTCCATTCATGCCAGTAAAACGTGTCATGGTAATCAAGCCAGAGAGATTGAAGAAGAAGAGCCTATGGTCCCGAGACTGTGCTTCAGACTCATGGACAACTGAGGAAGATGCCGTTCTTTGTGCAACTGTAAATGAGTATGGTCCTCTTTGGGAACTGGCTAGTGATTCTCTTCATGCTGTACCAGGTGGTGCATTTTATAGGGGAAGGTACCGTCATCCGGTGCATTGCTGTGAAAGATTCCGGGAATTAGTCTGCAAGCACATCTTATCAGCAACAGATAATTCAAACAGTGAGAAGGTCCCTTCTGGGACCGGGAAGGCTATCTTGAAAGTATCTGAG GATCAAACTCAGATGTTGCTCAATGTAATCAGCGAACTTCCTAACAATGAGTTGCTTCTCCAGAAACATTTCATGGCTGTCCTTTCATCTGTTTGGAGATCAAAGTCTGCCCGTGAGTCCCGGAGTGTTACGAGTAACTCTTATACACTCCATAAGCCTGGTAGATTCAGTGAGAACTGGTCCATTGCAAACTTCAGACCAAACTTTAATCTAGTAAGGACAGCCCTCGCAGATGCTCAGGCTCAATGTCCAAGAATGGTAGTTCCAACAAACAATCATGAGTCCCGCCGTAACTATTTGGAACTGGAACTGGATTTCTTGACAGATCAGTGTGATTATGAGGCTGACTTTCCATCTGTAGTTAACGTGTCCGTACTAGAACCGGAACCTCTAAAACATGCCATGGAACCAGTGGAGCAATCACTGCTGTCCACACTTTCTTATAGACATGCTGAGAACCGATTCAG GATAGTATCAGAAACTTGTTTTGAAGGGGAAGGCTCTCACTGGGCCTCATCTTCTTTCCACACATGTGATGCTGGTCGGCATAAATCTGGTTCAAAGTCCATAGGAAAGCAGAAAGCATCGTCAGAATCTGGAAGGCCTGCcaaatccaaaattcaaagGACTACTGAACCACAGGAAGGCCCAGTTACAAATAGTTTTCATAGGATTCCGGGTCAACTTCTGCATAACTCATCTGAATTCCACATTACCCAGTCCCTATCTGACTTTGGCATCAATGATTCTGAATTCACCCACTTTGAGGATCTTCCTCAAGAGGCTGACACAGACTTTGTTCCGTACCAATATGACTCTGATGTCCTTTCTTGTATTGAGGAGTTGGATCCTCTTTCAGACTTCACTGACATCGGATGA
- the LOC102722373 gene encoding protein NRT1/ PTR FAMILY 7.2-like yields the protein MSANDGDVNTRVIVMEGDESETSNAPKDECCDYTLDGSVDIKGSPAVKGKSGGWLAGGLILVNQGLATLAFFGVNVNLVLFLTRVLKQSNGDAANNVSKWTGTVYMFSLIGAFLSDSYWGRYKTCAIFQAIFVLGLALLSLSSRLYLIRPVGCGTEHAPCEPHSGAELGIFYIALYMIAFGNGGYQPNVATFGADQFDGEDPAEAHSKVSFFSYFYLALNLGSLFSNTFLSFLEDEGNWALGFWLSTAAAATALLLFLSGTLRYRYIRPSGNPVGRICQVAFAACRNRKAGVSPGGESLYESDEKADSGGRKLMHTEGYRFLDRAALVGANPKLATCTQPRDPWRLCTVTQVEEVKSILRLLPIWLCTILYSVVFTQMASLFVVQGAAMRRTTRFPGFSVPPSSMSAFDILTVATTIFLYRRAVCPLASRLTGRRTGPTELQRMGLGLVLGAMAMATAGTVEHFRKASATTAMSSDLHIMWQVPQYALIGVSEVMMYVGQLEFFNGEMPDGLKSFASALCMMSMSLGNYFSDVIVSAVTKATAVRGRPGWIPTDLNEGHLDKFFFLLAVLAVADFAVYLVCARRYGSGTVGDRSDGEDDGMAGQMATPV from the exons ATG TCTGCCAACGACGGAGACGTAAATACGAGGGTGATCGTCATGGAAGGCGATGAGAGCGAGACGAGTAACGCGCCCAAGGATGAATGCTGCGACTACACCCTTGACGGCTCCGTCGACATCaagggctcaccggcggtgaaGGGCAAGTCTGGCGGatggctcgccggcggccttaTTCTTG TGAACCAGGGTTTGGCAACACTGGCCTTCTTCGGAGTGAACGTGAACCTGGTGTTGTTCCTGACGAGGGTGCTCAAGCAGAGCAACGGCGACGCCGCCAACAACGTGAGCAAGTGGACCGGAACGGTGTACATGTTCTCCCTCATCGGCGCCTTCCTCAGCGACTCTTACTGGGGCCGCTATAAGACATGCGCCATATTTCAGGCCATCTTCGTCCTC GGGCTCGCGCTGCTGTCGCTGTCGTCGCGGCTGTACCTGATCAGGCCGGTCGGGTGCGGCACGGAGCACGCGCCATGCGAGCCGCACTCCGGCGCCGAGCTGGGGATCTTCTACATCGCGCTGTACATGATCGCGTTCGGAAACGGCGGGTACCAGCCCAACGTCGCCACCTTCGGCGCCGACCAGTTCGACGGGGAGGACCCGGCCGAGGCGCACTCCAAGGTCTCCTTCTTCAGCTATTTCTACCTGGCGCTCAACCTCGGCTCGCTCTTCTCCAACACCTTCCTCAGCTTCCTCGAGGACGAGGGCAACTGGGCGCTCGGCTTCTGGTTgtccactgccgccgccgccaccgcgctgcTGCTGTTCCTCAGCGGCACGCTCCGGTACCGGTACATCCGGCCCAGCGGCAATCCGGTGGGAAGGATCTGCCAGGTCGCGTTCGCGGCGTGCAGGAACCGGAAGGCCGGCGTGTCACCGGGTGGCGAGAGCCTCTACGAGAGCGATGAGAAGGCGGATTCCGGTGGGAGGAAACTCATGCATACGGAAGGATACAG GTTCTTGGACCGTGCGGCGCTGGTGGGTGCTAACCCGAAGCTCGCCACGTGCACCCAGCCGCGCGACCCCTGGAGGCTGTGCACGGTGACGCAGGTGGAGGAGGTCAAGAGCATCCTGCGGCTCCTCCCCATCTGGCTCTGCACCATCCTCTACTCCGTCGTGTTCACGCAGATGGCCTCGCTCTTCGTCGTGCAGGGCGCCGCGATGCGCCGCACCACCCGGTTTCCGGGCTTCTCCGTCCCGCCCTCCAGCATGTCGGCCTTCGAcatcctcaccgtcgccaccaCCATCTTCCTGTACCGCCGGGCCGTCTGCCCGCTGGCGTCACGACTCACAGGTCGTCGCACCGGCCCAACGGAGCTGCAGAGGATGGGCCTCGGCCTGGTGCTCGGCGCGATGGCCATGGCCACGGCCGGCACGGTCGAGCACTTCAGGAAGGCCAGCGCCACCACGGCGATGAGCAGCGACCTGCACATCATGTGGCAGGTGCCACAGTACGCGCTGATCGGCGTGTCCGAGGTGATGATGTACGTCGGCCAGCTTGAGTTCTTCAATGGGGAGATGCCCGATGGGCTCAAGAGCTTCGCGAGCGCGCTGTGCATGATGTCCATGTCGCTCGGTAACTACTTCAGCGACGTCATCGTGAGCGCGGTGACCAAGGCCACGGCGGTGCGCGGGCGGCCTGGCTGGATCCCCACCGACCTTAACGAGGGCCACCTCGACAagttcttcttcttgctcGCCGTGCTGGCAGTCGCGGACTTCGCCGTGTACCTCGTGTGCGCTAGACGGTACGGGAGTGGCACGGTGGGCGACCGGAGCGACGGGGAGGATGATGGCATGGCCGGGCAGATGGCGACGCCGGTGTAA